One part of the Tenacibaculum sp. 190130A14a genome encodes these proteins:
- a CDS encoding efflux RND transporter permease subunit, translating into MLNKSIKFLIENKLVAILLLLLFIGWGIVTAPFNWNTGLLPNNPVAVDAIPDIGENQQIVFTKWDGRSPQDIEDQITYPLTTSLLGISGVKTIRSSSMFGFSSIYIIFEENVDFYWSRSRILEKLNSLPNNLLPEGVSPSLGPDATGLGQIFWYTLEGRDEEGNVTGGWDLHELRSIQDYYVKYALSSASGVSEVASIGGYVQEYQIDVKPELLRQYNISLQEVVKAVKLSNQDIGAQTIEINQAEYLVRGLGYIKGIADIENAVISSKDYTSLRVKDIANVSLGAKARRGILDKEGAEVVGGVVVSRYGANPLEVINNVKDKINELSTGLPSKVLKDGRTSQLTIVPFYDRTELIQETLHTLNEALTLEILITILVIIVMVFNLRASVLISGLLPVAVLMVFVAMKAFGVDANIVALSGIAIAIGTMVDVGVILAENIIRHLEVNKEKLNINTIVYNATSEVSGAIITAVLTTVISFIPVFTMIGAEGKLFRPLAFTKTFALIAAIIVALFIIPPFAALIFKRKRSTTKLKYAINTLLILAGVIGIVYGNPLGFILIGFGIVGFLVQFEKVTFESGNLVNIVISTLAIVGLLATYWRPLGVDKSILLNIIFVAIICFGLLGFFTVFQRYYSQILQWALQNKLLFFTIPVMVLVFGFLIFKNTGKEFMPSLNEGSFLLMPTSMPHSGVAENKRVLQQLDMAVANIPEIKTVVGKAGRVESALDPAPMSMYENVILYKPEYLLNNNGERQRFRVNEEGLYLLKNGKTVANPNITDKTTNTLFYEVTSKELIEDEEGEFYRNWRPNVQSPDDIWNEIVRVTKLPGVTSAPKLQPIETRLVMLQTGMRAPMGIKVKGQNLQQIEAFGIQLESILKEVEGVKKEAVFADRIVGKPYLLIDINREQLARYGISIQTVQNELKVAVGGMQITQTVEGRERYGIRVRYPRELRSNPTDLQNIYIPVSKGNYVPLSELASIRYEQGAQVIKSEDTFLIGYVLFDKISDFAEVAVVEKAQEAIQQKISSGELVVPKGISYQFTGTYENQIRAEKTLAVVVPLALLIIFLILYFQFRSISTSLMVFTGIAVAFAGGFIMMWLYGQDWFLNFSVFGKNLRELFQMHPINLSVAVWVGFIALFGIATDDGVVMATYLKQTFDKEKPTTVKAIRAAALHGGNKRIRACLMTTATTILALLPVLTSSGRGSDIMIPMAIPAFGGMIIDITSYFIVPVLYSLREEFLLKRSKN; encoded by the coding sequence ATGCTAAATAAAAGCATTAAGTTTTTAATAGAAAATAAGTTAGTAGCTATTTTATTACTACTGCTTTTTATTGGTTGGGGAATTGTAACAGCTCCATTTAACTGGAATACAGGTTTATTACCCAATAATCCAGTTGCTGTAGATGCTATTCCTGATATTGGAGAAAATCAACAAATCGTTTTTACAAAATGGGATGGTCGCTCTCCACAAGACATAGAAGACCAAATTACTTATCCATTAACTACTTCTTTATTGGGTATTTCTGGAGTAAAAACCATTAGAAGTTCTTCGATGTTCGGATTCTCTAGTATATACATCATATTTGAAGAAAATGTTGATTTTTATTGGAGTAGGTCGCGTATACTTGAAAAATTAAATTCATTACCAAATAACTTATTACCAGAAGGGGTAAGTCCATCTTTAGGTCCAGATGCTACTGGATTGGGACAAATTTTTTGGTATACTCTAGAAGGGCGTGATGAAGAAGGAAATGTCACTGGAGGTTGGGATTTACATGAATTAAGAAGTATTCAAGATTATTATGTGAAATATGCACTTTCTTCTGCAAGTGGAGTATCAGAAGTAGCCTCAATAGGAGGATATGTTCAAGAATATCAAATTGATGTAAAACCCGAATTATTACGTCAGTATAATATTAGCTTGCAAGAGGTAGTAAAAGCGGTTAAGTTAAGTAACCAAGATATTGGAGCTCAAACTATAGAAATTAATCAAGCCGAGTATTTGGTAAGAGGTTTGGGGTATATCAAAGGAATAGCTGATATAGAAAATGCTGTAATATCATCTAAAGATTACACTTCTCTCAGAGTAAAAGATATAGCCAATGTTTCTTTAGGAGCAAAAGCTCGCAGAGGAATATTAGATAAAGAAGGAGCAGAAGTAGTAGGTGGTGTAGTGGTATCTCGTTATGGAGCAAATCCTTTAGAAGTAATCAACAATGTAAAAGATAAAATCAATGAGTTAAGTACTGGATTACCAAGTAAAGTACTTAAAGATGGAAGAACTTCACAATTAACCATTGTTCCTTTTTATGATAGAACTGAGTTGATTCAAGAAACATTACATACCCTTAATGAAGCATTAACCTTAGAGATTTTGATTACCATTTTGGTAATTATTGTAATGGTTTTTAATCTACGAGCTTCTGTGCTTATTTCTGGATTATTACCGGTAGCTGTTTTAATGGTATTTGTAGCCATGAAAGCTTTTGGTGTAGATGCGAATATTGTAGCCTTATCAGGAATTGCCATTGCTATTGGTACCATGGTGGATGTTGGCGTCATTTTAGCAGAAAATATCATTCGACATCTTGAAGTAAATAAAGAAAAACTGAATATTAATACCATTGTATATAATGCTACTTCAGAGGTATCTGGAGCCATTATTACAGCAGTATTAACAACAGTTATAAGTTTTATACCTGTGTTTACTATGATTGGTGCAGAAGGGAAGTTATTTCGTCCCTTAGCCTTTACTAAAACTTTTGCGTTAATCGCTGCAATTATAGTAGCATTGTTTATTATTCCACCATTTGCGGCACTTATTTTCAAAAGGAAAAGAAGTACAACAAAACTAAAATATGCGATAAATACACTACTTATTTTAGCAGGAGTAATAGGGATTGTCTATGGAAACCCTTTAGGATTTATTTTAATAGGTTTCGGTATAGTTGGGTTCTTAGTTCAGTTTGAAAAAGTAACATTTGAAAGTGGAAACCTTGTAAATATTGTTATTTCTACATTGGCAATTGTAGGTTTATTGGCAACCTATTGGAGGCCTTTAGGAGTAGATAAAAGTATTTTATTAAACATCATATTTGTAGCCATTATTTGCTTCGGATTATTAGGTTTCTTTACTGTTTTCCAAAGATATTATAGTCAAATATTACAATGGGCTTTGCAAAACAAGTTGTTGTTTTTTACCATTCCGGTAATGGTATTGGTATTCGGATTTTTAATATTTAAGAATACAGGCAAAGAATTTATGCCTTCTTTAAATGAAGGTTCTTTTTTATTAATGCCTACTTCGATGCCACATTCTGGTGTGGCTGAGAACAAACGTGTATTACAGCAACTGGATATGGCTGTGGCCAATATTCCGGAGATAAAAACAGTTGTAGGAAAAGCAGGTAGAGTAGAGTCGGCTTTAGATCCAGCTCCAATGTCTATGTATGAAAACGTAATTTTATACAAGCCAGAATACTTGTTAAATAACAATGGAGAACGTCAACGATTTAGAGTTAATGAAGAAGGATTATATCTGTTGAAAAATGGTAAGACGGTTGCAAACCCAAATATTACCGATAAAACTACCAATACGCTTTTTTATGAAGTAACTTCCAAAGAACTTATTGAAGATGAAGAAGGTGAGTTTTATAGAAATTGGAGACCTAATGTACAGTCTCCTGATGATATCTGGAATGAAATTGTAAGAGTAACCAAATTACCTGGAGTTACCTCGGCTCCTAAGTTACAACCTATTGAAACCCGTTTAGTGATGTTGCAAACAGGAATGAGGGCACCTATGGGAATTAAAGTAAAAGGACAAAATCTACAACAAATTGAAGCTTTTGGAATTCAATTAGAAAGTATTTTAAAAGAAGTAGAAGGTGTTAAAAAGGAAGCTGTTTTTGCCGATAGGATTGTAGGAAAACCCTATTTGTTAATTGATATCAATAGAGAACAATTAGCACGTTATGGAATTTCAATTCAAACAGTTCAAAACGAGCTAAAAGTAGCTGTTGGAGGAATGCAAATAACACAAACTGTAGAAGGAAGAGAACGTTATGGAATACGTGTACGTTACCCAAGAGAATTACGTTCCAATCCTACAGATTTACAAAACATTTACATCCCAGTTTCAAAAGGTAATTATGTTCCTTTAAGTGAATTGGCTTCTATTCGATATGAGCAAGGAGCGCAAGTAATTAAAAGTGAAGATACATTCTTAATTGGATATGTATTGTTTGATAAGATATCTGATTTCGCGGAAGTAGCGGTGGTAGAAAAAGCCCAAGAAGCGATTCAACAAAAAATTAGTTCTGGAGAATTGGTGGTTCCAAAGGGAATCTCGTATCAGTTTACAGGAACCTATGAAAACCAAATAAGAGCAGAGAAAACCTTAGCAGTTGTAGTTCCGTTGGCATTACTAATTATATTTTTAATACTTTATTTTCAATTCCGATCTATTTCAACCTCACTAATGGTATTTACAGGAATCGCGGTAGCTTTTGCAGGAGGTTTTATTATGATGTGGTTATACGGACAGGATTGGTTCTTGAACTTTAGCGTATTTGGCAAAAATCTAAGAGAATTATTCCAAATGCACCCCATTAATTTAAGTGTAGCAGTATGGGTTGGTTTTATAGCCTTGTTTGGTATCGCTACGGATGATGGGGTAGTGATGGCTACTTATTTAAAACAAACCTTTGACAAAGAAAAACCTACTACGGTTAAAGCAATTAGAGCTGCTGCGCTACATGGAGGAAATAAACGAATTAGAGCTTGTTTAATGACTACGGCTACCACCATTTTAGCGTTGTTACCGGTGTTAACCTCTTCAGGAAGAGGAAGTGATATTATGATTCCGATGGCAATTCCTGCTTTTGGAGGAATGATTATAGACATTACTTCGTATTTTATAGTACCTGTATTGTATAGTTTACGAGAAGAATTTTTATTAAAACGTAGTAAAAACTAA
- a CDS encoding TolC family protein codes for MYKSYITYAIAWSIAFLSFDLKAQELQVYINEALTHNPEIQQFEIKHQRISEKQQEVNSLPNTEIGVGVFASSPETRTGAQKFKVSVKQMLPFFGTITARENYAASLADIAYQDIVVKKRKLIAEVSQSYYKLYEIKAKQAVLEENIQLLATYEKLALTSVEVGKASAVDVLKLQIRQNELTQKKEVLKEQFLGEQASFNKLLNKDVLEPVLLIDSLQMPDNMESFNSEDLKLHPELIKFDRLYTSVEKSEIVNQKQSKPMLGFGIDYINVEKRPNMSFNDNGKDIVMPMVSVSIPIFNKRYKSISKQHSLQQEEVLTQKQQRLNSLEAMLHNVVSLRNATFIKYKTQQKNLKQAKNAQNILVKSYETGTIDFNDVLDIQELQLKFQMNMISSKLSYYNQSVALRYLTAQN; via the coding sequence ATGTATAAATCTTATATAACATATGCCATAGCATGGAGTATTGCTTTTTTATCCTTTGATTTAAAAGCTCAAGAGTTACAGGTCTATATAAATGAAGCCTTGACACATAATCCTGAAATACAACAATTTGAAATAAAGCATCAACGTATTTCAGAAAAACAACAAGAAGTCAATAGCTTACCAAATACAGAAATAGGAGTAGGAGTATTTGCTAGTTCTCCTGAAACACGAACAGGAGCACAGAAATTTAAAGTTTCAGTAAAACAGATGCTGCCTTTTTTCGGAACCATTACAGCAAGAGAAAATTATGCCGCTTCATTGGCAGATATCGCGTACCAAGATATTGTTGTAAAGAAGCGAAAATTGATAGCTGAAGTATCTCAATCATATTATAAGCTATATGAAATTAAAGCTAAGCAAGCTGTTTTAGAAGAAAATATTCAATTACTTGCTACCTACGAAAAATTGGCATTAACCTCTGTAGAAGTAGGAAAAGCATCTGCTGTAGATGTTTTAAAACTTCAAATTCGACAAAACGAATTGACTCAAAAAAAAGAGGTTTTAAAAGAACAGTTTTTAGGAGAACAAGCATCTTTCAATAAATTATTAAACAAAGATGTATTAGAACCTGTGTTGCTTATAGACAGTTTACAAATGCCTGATAATATGGAAAGTTTTAATTCAGAAGATTTAAAGCTACATCCAGAATTAATCAAATTTGATCGATTGTACACTTCCGTAGAAAAATCAGAAATAGTGAATCAAAAACAAAGCAAACCAATGCTTGGCTTTGGAATAGACTATATAAATGTTGAAAAAAGACCCAATATGTCGTTTAACGATAACGGAAAGGATATTGTAATGCCAATGGTGTCTGTATCCATTCCTATATTCAATAAAAGGTACAAGTCTATAAGCAAACAACATAGTTTGCAGCAAGAGGAAGTATTAACACAAAAACAACAGCGATTAAATAGCTTAGAAGCAATGCTTCATAATGTGGTTTCTCTACGAAATGCTACGTTTATCAAGTATAAAACACAACAAAAAAACTTAAAGCAAGCGAAGAATGCGCAAAATATTTTGGTGAAAAGTTATGAAACGGGAACTATTGATTTTAATGATGTATTAGATATACAGGAATTACAATTAAAGTTTCAAATGAATATGATTAGTTCAAAGCTATCTTATTACAATCAAAGTGTAGCACTACGTTATTTAACCGCCCAAAACTAA
- a CDS encoding heavy-metal-associated domain-containing protein — MKHIYKVTGMTCGSCKASVEESLTSLQNVQNAIVDLTTKEVAIEMEEHIPLADLQKALAEKYQISEIAQEKKSSYVSTDLFDEEQSKLVQLKPLFLILGYITIASVLMHRNDWSWDEFMLDFMGLFYIVFSFFKMLDLKGFPDSFRMYDPLAKKVPVYAKIYPFIETALGLMFLLRFEVNIALIITLVVLGITTIGVTKTLLDKKAIRCACLGTALKLPMTEATFIENAIMIVMAITMLIF, encoded by the coding sequence ATGAAACATATATATAAAGTTACAGGAATGACCTGCGGAAGTTGTAAAGCCTCTGTAGAAGAAAGCTTAACATCACTTCAAAACGTTCAAAATGCCATTGTAGATTTAACAACTAAAGAAGTAGCCATAGAGATGGAAGAACACATTCCTTTGGCAGATTTACAGAAAGCATTGGCTGAAAAATATCAAATTTCAGAAATAGCGCAAGAAAAGAAGTCTTCCTATGTATCAACTGATCTATTTGATGAAGAACAAAGCAAACTGGTACAGTTAAAACCTTTGTTTTTAATTCTTGGCTATATCACAATTGCAAGTGTTTTAATGCATAGAAATGATTGGAGTTGGGACGAGTTTATGTTAGACTTTATGGGCTTATTCTATATCGTATTTAGCTTTTTTAAAATGCTCGATTTAAAAGGGTTTCCAGACTCTTTTAGAATGTATGATCCTTTGGCCAAAAAAGTTCCAGTATATGCCAAAATATATCCATTTATTGAAACCGCTTTAGGACTCATGTTCTTACTGCGTTTTGAAGTAAACATAGCCTTAATTATAACCTTAGTGGTTTTAGGAATAACCACTATTGGAGTTACCAAGACATTGTTAGATAAAAAAGCAATTCGTTGTGCTTGTTTAGGTACCGCTTTAAAACTACCAATGACAGAAGCAACTTTTATAGAAAATGCTATTATGATAGTGATGGCAATAACAATGTTAATCTTTTAA